In Arthrobacter sp. StoSoilB5, one genomic interval encodes:
- the yidC gene encoding membrane protein insertase YidC codes for MDFFGTIMFPFKWLVSIIMVGFHDGLSFIGLPAANGWTWTLSIIGLVLVIRAALIPVFVKQIKAQRGMQLLQPDLKKLQTKYKGKTDQLSRQAMAQEQMALYKKHGTNPFSACLPMLIQMPFFFALFQVLSGISTAKNAGEGIGALSHDQVVQFDQSSIFGAPLSASLLHGGAAGSEVAVWTLSIVMILAMTASQFITQKQIMAKNMSEEALASPFMRQQKMMLYILPLVFGIGGINFPIGVLIYWTTTNLWTMGQQFFVIRRMPTPGSPAAKALEERRAAKGLPPLLGGKKKDDDAEAAAAAAAAEIRAQRVQPQRKNRKKK; via the coding sequence GAGCTTCATCGGCCTGCCAGCCGCCAATGGCTGGACGTGGACGCTGTCGATCATCGGCCTCGTGTTGGTGATCCGTGCCGCCCTGATCCCCGTGTTCGTGAAGCAGATCAAGGCCCAGCGCGGAATGCAACTGCTGCAGCCTGACTTGAAGAAGCTGCAGACCAAGTACAAGGGCAAGACCGATCAGCTCTCCCGCCAGGCCATGGCACAGGAGCAGATGGCCCTGTACAAGAAGCACGGCACCAACCCGTTCTCCGCATGTTTGCCCATGCTCATCCAGATGCCGTTCTTCTTCGCGCTGTTCCAGGTGCTCTCTGGTATTTCGACTGCCAAGAACGCTGGTGAAGGCATTGGTGCGCTGAGCCACGATCAGGTTGTTCAGTTCGATCAGTCGAGCATCTTCGGTGCGCCGTTGTCAGCATCTTTGCTTCACGGCGGTGCAGCTGGCAGCGAGGTTGCTGTCTGGACCCTCTCCATCGTCATGATCCTTGCCATGACAGCTTCGCAGTTCATCACGCAGAAGCAGATCATGGCCAAGAACATGTCCGAGGAAGCCTTGGCCAGCCCGTTCATGCGCCAGCAGAAGATGATGCTCTACATCCTGCCGCTCGTGTTCGGTATCGGTGGTATCAACTTCCCCATCGGTGTCCTCATCTACTGGACCACCACCAACCTCTGGACCATGGGCCAGCAATTCTTCGTTATCCGCCGCATGCCTACCCCGGGTTCCCCGGCAGCCAAGGCCTTGGAGGAGCGCCGCGCCGCGAAGGGCCTGCCGCCGTTGCTGGGTGGCAAGAAGAAGGACGACGACGCCGAGGCTGCGGCCGCTGCTGCTGCGGCTGAGATCAGGGCCCAGCGCGTCCAGCCACAACGTAAGAACAGGAAGAAGAAGTAA